One Candidatus Nitrososphaera evergladensis SR1 genomic window carries:
- a CDS encoding cupredoxin domain-containing protein: MINFKTSAPLWACMVAAVLLAAVLLPSAAILTPNSAYAFHTFGGTYVVTIVPGAAQKESLYHYYPPKIAVPRHTEVAWFENDPEQPHTVTSGSPGSPDSGQLFNSGVMSYLYFFQYEFDKAGDYSYYCQIHPWRTGLVHVSDQSTLGKNFEFSTGTGSTWSLSEFDRNLLKFEPTTVSLEETTPASYYFTMANSDTKQTVYSHYFPSTNNLQVELISGSNYNQTTTYGPDRASTIHSNPGAFHVQGNFAPGNYTISVVLYSVNGKLSDPLPLDQFKFQLTQ; the protein is encoded by the coding sequence ATGATCAACTTCAAAACGTCGGCGCCGCTATGGGCGTGCATGGTAGCAGCAGTACTGCTGGCTGCGGTGTTACTGCCATCGGCGGCAATATTGACACCAAACAGCGCATACGCATTTCACACGTTTGGAGGAACATACGTCGTGACCATAGTCCCAGGCGCAGCTCAAAAGGAAAGCCTCTATCATTATTATCCTCCCAAAATTGCAGTCCCAAGGCATACCGAAGTGGCATGGTTTGAAAACGACCCTGAACAGCCCCATACCGTTACGAGTGGTAGTCCCGGCAGTCCGGATTCCGGCCAGCTGTTCAACTCTGGCGTGATGTCATACCTCTACTTCTTCCAGTACGAGTTCGATAAAGCAGGCGACTATTCATACTACTGCCAGATCCATCCGTGGAGGACGGGACTTGTGCATGTTAGCGACCAGTCTACGCTTGGCAAAAACTTTGAATTCTCGACAGGAACAGGAAGTACGTGGAGCCTATCTGAGTTTGATAGGAATCTGCTGAAATTCGAGCCGACTACGGTATCACTTGAGGAAACTACGCCGGCCAGCTACTACTTCACCATGGCCAACAGCGATACAAAGCAGACAGTCTACAGCCATTACTTCCCATCGACAAACAACCTGCAGGTAGAGCTAATATCGGGCAGCAACTACAATCAGACAACTACATATGGGCCGGACAGGGCGTCTACAATACACTCCAACCCGGGCGCTTTTCATGTGCAAGGGAACTTTGCACCTGGAAACTACACTATCAGCGTGGTCCTCTACTCTGTGAATGGAAAACTAAGTGACCCACTTCCACTGGATCAGTTCAAGTTCCAGCTGACACAATAG